The proteins below are encoded in one region of Sedimentibacter sp. zth1:
- the secG gene encoding preprotein translocase subunit SecG produces the protein MLKIIVIILLLLASLVLIASILLQSGKQAGLSGEIAGGAESLWGRNKGRSFEGKLEKATTISAIIFVAASLILVAIQ, from the coding sequence ATGCTAAAAATTATTGTAATAATATTATTACTTCTTGCTAGTTTAGTTCTAATTGCAAGTATTTTACTTCAATCAGGTAAACAAGCAGGGTTATCAGGTGAAATCGCAGGTGGCGCGGAATCATTATGGGGAAGAAATAAAGGAAGAAGTTTTGAAGGAAAATTAGAAAAAGCTACAACAATATCTGCCATAATATTTGTTGCTGCATCATTGATTTTAGTTGCAATTCAATAA
- the tpiA gene encoding triose-phosphate isomerase codes for MRRPLIAGNWKMNTTINEGVALAKGLVDFSKTLNKDRDILICVPFTALYAIKQVVDGSKVRLGAQNMYFEEKGAFTGEISPVMLQDIGVDYVLIGHSERRQYFNETDELLNKKIKAALSHNLKPILCVGETLEQREKKIEKETIKKQIVNGLLGISADEMKKITVAYEPIWAIGTGKTATSEQAQEMILYIRNILKDIYGEEISDNTIIQYGGSVKGQNASEIMSKSDIDGALVGGASLKLEDFIQIISY; via the coding sequence ATGAGAAGACCGTTAATTGCAGGAAATTGGAAAATGAATACTACTATTAATGAAGGGGTAGCTCTAGCAAAAGGATTAGTAGATTTCTCTAAAACCTTAAACAAGGATAGAGATATATTGATTTGTGTACCTTTTACAGCATTATATGCTATCAAACAGGTTGTAGATGGTAGCAAAGTAAGGCTAGGTGCTCAAAATATGTACTTTGAAGAAAAAGGTGCATTTACGGGAGAAATATCTCCAGTTATGTTACAAGATATTGGAGTGGACTATGTATTAATTGGGCATTCAGAAAGAAGACAATATTTTAATGAAACTGATGAACTATTAAATAAAAAAATAAAAGCAGCTTTGAGTCATAATCTTAAACCAATTTTGTGTGTTGGTGAAACTCTGGAACAAAGAGAGAAAAAAATAGAGAAAGAAACTATCAAAAAGCAAATTGTAAATGGATTATTGGGTATTAGTGCTGATGAAATGAAAAAGATTACAGTAGCCTATGAGCCTATTTGGGCTATTGGCACTGGAAAAACAGCTACAAGTGAGCAGGCACAAGAAATGATATTATATATTAGAAATATTTTAAAAGATATTTATGGAGAAGAAATAAGTGATAATACTATTATTCAGTATGGTGGTAGTGTTAAAGGTCAAAACGCTTCTGAAATAATGTCAAAATCAGATATAGATGGTGCTTTAGTTGGTGGTGCTAGTTTAAAACTGGAAGATTTTATACAAATTATAAGCTACTAG
- the eno gene encoding phosphopyruvate hydratase yields the protein MSIITNIHAREILDSRGNPTVEVEVWTESGGFGRTGIPSGASTGIYEAVELRDGDKSRYLGKGVTKAVANVNDLIAPEIIGMDALEQVEIDQRLIELDGTSNKGKFGANAILGVSIACAKASANLLGLPLYKYIGGVNAKLLPVPMMNILNGGDHADNNVDIQEFMVMPVGACCFKEALRMGAEVFHNLKAVLKSKGLNTAVGDEGGFAPNLLSNEEAFKNIVEAIEKAGYVPGKDIMLAIDTASSGLYDEKTKTYTLSGEGKTYTQQEFVDFYADLVSKYPIISIEDGMAEDDWEGWSLLTQKLGKKVQIVGDDLFVTNTERLKRGITEGVANSILIKLNQIGTITETLDAIEMAKRAGYTAVVSHRSGETDDTTIADLVVAINAGQIKTGAPSRIDRVAKYNQLLRIEEMLDSTSQYNGLDVFYNLNK from the coding sequence ATGTCAATAATAACAAACATTCATGCTAGAGAAATATTAGACTCAAGAGGAAATCCAACTGTTGAAGTTGAAGTTTGGACTGAAAGTGGTGGATTTGGTAGAACAGGTATACCATCAGGTGCATCGACAGGTATATATGAAGCTGTTGAGTTAAGAGACGGAGATAAATCAAGATATTTAGGTAAAGGCGTTACAAAGGCTGTTGCAAATGTTAATGACCTTATAGCTCCTGAAATAATAGGCATGGATGCATTAGAACAAGTAGAAATAGATCAAAGACTTATTGAATTAGATGGAACTTCTAATAAAGGAAAATTTGGTGCTAATGCTATTCTTGGAGTTTCAATTGCTTGTGCAAAGGCTAGTGCTAATCTTTTAGGATTACCATTATATAAATACATAGGTGGAGTAAATGCGAAATTATTGCCAGTACCTATGATGAATATACTAAATGGTGGAGATCATGCTGACAATAATGTTGATATACAAGAGTTTATGGTTATGCCAGTTGGAGCATGTTGTTTCAAAGAAGCTCTAAGAATGGGAGCTGAAGTATTCCATAACTTAAAAGCTGTTTTGAAATCAAAAGGTCTTAATACTGCTGTTGGTGATGAAGGTGGATTCGCTCCAAACTTATTATCTAATGAGGAAGCGTTCAAAAATATAGTTGAAGCTATTGAAAAAGCTGGATATGTACCTGGAAAAGATATTATGCTTGCAATAGACACTGCTTCAAGTGGATTATATGATGAAAAAACTAAAACATATACTTTATCTGGTGAAGGCAAAACATATACACAACAAGAATTTGTTGATTTTTACGCTGATTTAGTTAGTAAATATCCAATTATTTCAATTGAAGATGGTATGGCAGAAGATGACTGGGAAGGATGGAGTTTATTAACTCAAAAATTAGGTAAAAAAGTACAAATAGTTGGTGACGATTTATTTGTTACAAATACTGAAAGATTAAAAAGAGGTATCACAGAAGGTGTTGCTAATTCTATACTAATAAAATTAAATCAAATAGGAACAATTACTGAAACTTTAGATGCGATAGAGATGGCTAAAAGAGCTGGATACACAGCAGTTGTTTCACATCGTTCTGGAGAAACAGATGACACAACTATTGCTGACTTGGTTGTTGCAATCAACGCAGGACAAATAAAAACTGGAGCTCCATCAAGAATAGATAGAGTTGCTAAATATAATCAATTATTAAGAATAGAAGAAATGTTGGATTCAACTTCTCAATATAATGGATTAGATGTTTTTTATAACTTAAATAAATAA
- the pgk gene encoding phosphoglycerate kinase, whose protein sequence is MNKKGLKDINIKNKKVLVRCDFNVPIDSDGNITDDIRIVSALPTINYLLENGAAVILMSHLGRPAGEPNPKYSLLPVAKRLEQLMKKEIIFEDCDVVVDESVKNDAKKLMPGQIMLLQNTRYKKEETKNGEELAENLASLADIYVNDAFGTAHRAHSSNVGVCKFLPSSVGFLVEKEISIMGKAISNPERPLTAILGGSKVSDKINVIENLLNIADNVIIGGGMSFTFLHAMGNNVGKSLLEEDKVELAKNILAKAKEKNVSLYLPLDVVVAKEFKNDTEFYNCDVNSIPSDYMGLDIGQKTIELFSDVIKKSKTIIWNGPMGVFEMDNFAKGTNELALEISKNSQAVSIIGGGDSAAAVEKAGLADKMTHISTGGGASLEFLEGKVLPGIDAVNDK, encoded by the coding sequence ATGAATAAAAAAGGACTAAAGGATATTAACATTAAAAATAAAAAAGTATTGGTTAGATGTGATTTTAACGTTCCAATTGATTCAGATGGAAATATCACAGATGATATAAGAATTGTAAGTGCTCTTCCTACTATTAATTACTTATTGGAAAATGGCGCTGCAGTTATATTAATGTCTCACTTGGGAAGACCAGCTGGAGAACCAAATCCTAAATATTCTTTGTTACCTGTTGCAAAAAGACTTGAACAATTAATGAAAAAAGAAATTATTTTTGAAGATTGTGATGTTGTAGTTGATGAAAGTGTTAAAAATGATGCTAAAAAATTAATGCCCGGTCAAATTATGCTGTTGCAAAATACCAGATACAAAAAAGAGGAAACTAAAAATGGCGAAGAATTAGCCGAAAATTTAGCATCTCTTGCCGATATATATGTTAATGATGCTTTTGGTACAGCACATAGAGCACATTCTTCGAATGTTGGTGTATGTAAATTCTTGCCTTCATCTGTAGGGTTCTTAGTGGAAAAAGAGATTTCTATCATGGGTAAAGCAATTTCAAATCCTGAAAGACCTCTTACAGCTATACTAGGTGGATCAAAAGTTTCAGATAAAATAAATGTTATTGAAAACCTATTAAATATAGCTGATAATGTTATTATTGGTGGAGGAATGTCTTTTACATTTTTGCATGCTATGGGCAATAACGTTGGAAAATCTTTGCTAGAAGAAGATAAAGTTGAATTAGCAAAGAATATTTTAGCTAAAGCAAAAGAAAAAAATGTTTCTTTATATCTACCATTAGATGTAGTAGTAGCAAAAGAGTTTAAAAACGATACAGAATTTTATAATTGTGATGTAAATAGTATTCCATCGGATTATATGGGATTAGATATAGGACAAAAGACAATTGAATTATTTAGTGATGTTATAAAGAAATCTAAAACTATCATTTGGAATGGACCTATGGGAGTCTTTGAGATGGATAATTTTGCTAAGGGTACAAATGAATTAGCATTAGAAATTTCAAAAAATTCACAAGCCGTATCAATTATCGGTGGTGGAGATAGTGCAGCAGCTGTTGAAAAAGCAGGATTAGCTGATAAAATGACACACATATCAACTGGTGGAGGAGCATCACTTGAATTTTTAGAAGGTAAGGTATTACCAGGAATTGATGCAGTAAATGATAAATAA
- a CDS encoding sodium-translocating pyrophosphatase — MESLLFIAPIIGVLALLYAYYKAATINKVSAGTDRMKEISSYIHEGAMAFLTREYKTLFIFAIVLFVILGFGINWQTAICFAIGAIFSALAGFFGMTVATKANVRTANAAKESGMNKALNIAFSGGAVMGMVVVGLGLLGLGTLWLVFTRVFGVSTDTVATYLTGFGLGASSIALFGRVGGGIYTKAADVGADLVGKVEAGIPEDDPRNPAVIADNVGDNVGDVAGMGADLFESYVGSIISAITLGSIAFADGGKGIIFALLLPAVGIVASIIGTLFVRGKEGGNPQKALDAGTYISSAIVIVAAFFLSKYVLDDVRPFGAIVIGLAVGLIIAKITEYYTSQEYKPVKGIADQSETGAATTIISGLSVGMMSTALPIIVLAAGIIGAFFVAGGASSASLGLFGISLAAVGMLSTAGMTVAVDAYGPIADNAGGIAEMCELPHGVREITDKLDSVGNTTAAIGKGFAIGSAALTALALFASYTQVANIASINLTDPTVIAGVFIGGMLPFLFSAITMSAVGKAAFAMIEEVRRQFKELPGIMKGTDKPDYTRCVDISTTAALREMVIPGLLAVIVPLLVGFLLGKEALGGLLAGGLVCGVLMAIMMANAGGAWDNAKKYIESGVHGGKGSDAHKAAVVGDTVGDPFKDTSGPSINILIKLMTIVALVFGTVIAEHGGILINLIK, encoded by the coding sequence ATGGAATCATTGCTTTTTATAGCTCCAATTATTGGAGTTCTTGCATTGCTTTATGCATATTATAAAGCTGCAACAATTAACAAGGTAAGTGCGGGTACTGACAGAATGAAAGAAATTTCCTCTTACATTCATGAAGGTGCTATGGCATTTTTAACAAGAGAATATAAAACATTATTTATATTCGCAATCGTTTTATTCGTTATTTTAGGATTTGGTATCAACTGGCAAACAGCTATATGCTTCGCAATAGGAGCAATATTCTCAGCTTTAGCTGGATTCTTTGGAATGACTGTTGCTACAAAGGCAAATGTTAGAACTGCTAATGCAGCTAAAGAATCTGGAATGAACAAAGCATTAAATATCGCCTTTTCAGGTGGTGCTGTTATGGGAATGGTTGTTGTTGGATTAGGATTATTAGGACTTGGAACTCTATGGTTAGTATTTACTAGAGTATTTGGAGTAAGCACAGATACTGTTGCTACATATTTAACAGGTTTTGGACTTGGTGCTTCATCAATAGCTTTATTTGGACGTGTTGGCGGTGGTATTTATACTAAAGCAGCAGACGTTGGAGCTGACCTAGTTGGTAAAGTTGAAGCTGGTATTCCAGAGGATGATCCAAGAAATCCTGCAGTTATTGCTGATAATGTTGGAGATAATGTTGGAGACGTTGCAGGTATGGGCGCTGACTTATTTGAATCATATGTTGGTTCAATCATTTCTGCTATAACATTAGGATCTATCGCATTTGCTGATGGTGGAAAAGGTATAATATTTGCATTATTATTACCAGCAGTTGGTATTGTTGCATCTATTATAGGAACATTATTTGTAAGAGGAAAAGAAGGTGGAAATCCACAGAAAGCTTTAGATGCGGGTACTTATATAAGTTCAGCAATTGTTATAGTAGCAGCTTTCTTCTTATCTAAGTATGTATTAGATGATGTTAGACCATTTGGAGCTATTGTTATAGGATTAGCTGTTGGTTTAATTATTGCAAAAATAACTGAATACTATACTTCACAAGAGTATAAACCAGTTAAAGGAATAGCTGACCAATCTGAAACAGGTGCGGCTACAACAATTATAAGTGGTTTATCAGTAGGTATGATGTCAACTGCATTGCCAATTATAGTTTTAGCAGCAGGTATCATCGGTGCATTCTTTGTTGCTGGTGGAGCTTCAAGTGCTTCTTTAGGATTGTTTGGTATCTCTTTAGCAGCAGTAGGTATGTTATCAACAGCTGGTATGACAGTTGCAGTTGATGCTTATGGTCCTATCGCTGATAATGCTGGTGGTATTGCAGAAATGTGTGAATTACCTCACGGCGTTAGAGAAATAACAGACAAACTTGACTCAGTTGGAAATACTACAGCAGCTATAGGTAAAGGATTTGCAATAGGTTCTGCAGCATTAACTGCATTAGCATTGTTTGCATCTTATACACAAGTTGCTAATATTGCATCAATCAACTTAACTGATCCTACAGTTATTGCAGGTGTATTTATAGGTGGTATGTTACCATTCTTATTCTCAGCTATCACTATGAGTGCTGTTGGTAAAGCAGCTTTTGCTATGATAGAAGAAGTTAGAAGACAATTTAAAGAACTTCCTGGAATAATGAAAGGTACTGACAAACCTGATTATACAAGATGCGTTGATATAAGTACTACAGCAGCATTAAGAGAAATGGTTATACCAGGTCTTTTAGCAGTTATTGTTCCATTATTAGTAGGTTTCTTACTTGGTAAAGAAGCATTAGGTGGATTATTAGCTGGTGGTTTAGTTTGTGGTGTATTGATGGCTATTATGATGGCTAACGCTGGTGGCGCTTGGGACAATGCTAAAAAATACATTGAATCAGGTGTTCATGGTGGAAAAGGCAGTGATGCTCATAAAGCAGCAGTAGTTGGAGATACAGTAGGTGATCCATTTAAAGATACTTCAGGACCATCTATCAATATTCTAATTAAACTTATGACAATAGTTGCTTTAGTATTCGGTACAGTTATTGCTGAACATGGTGGAATACTAATTAATTTAATTAAATAA
- a CDS encoding alpha/beta fold hydrolase yields MILNIDGINVNYIDEGNGTNILLLHGWGANIQTMLPIFNMLKSKCRVIALDLPGFGESDRPPLPWNSNDYAICVKKFIDVLGVKKVILFGHSHGGRVSIILSSLFCDLVDKLVLIDSAGVKPKRKIGYYFKIYKYKLLKKIYLQFLGSENRKNRLEKFYRKYGSNDYKNTDGVMRKTIVKVINDNVESLLSNICCPTLLVWGENDSDTPLYMGEKLNKKIKDSGLIILKNAGHYSYVDDYKTFRAVIQSFLSKELS; encoded by the coding sequence ATGATATTAAATATTGATGGAATTAATGTTAATTACATAGATGAGGGAAATGGCACAAATATATTATTACTACATGGTTGGGGAGCAAATATTCAAACAATGCTACCCATATTTAATATGCTTAAAAGTAAATGTAGGGTTATAGCACTTGATTTGCCTGGCTTTGGTGAGAGTGATAGACCACCTTTACCATGGAATAGTAATGATTATGCTATTTGTGTTAAAAAATTTATAGATGTCTTAGGTGTAAAAAAAGTAATTTTATTTGGTCATTCACATGGTGGCAGAGTTTCCATAATATTATCTTCGCTGTTTTGTGATCTAGTAGATAAGCTTGTACTTATTGATAGTGCTGGTGTTAAACCAAAAAGGAAAATTGGATATTATTTTAAAATTTATAAATATAAGCTGCTTAAAAAAATATATTTACAATTTTTAGGTAGTGAAAACAGAAAAAACAGATTAGAAAAATTCTATAGAAAATATGGTTCAAATGATTATAAAAATACAGATGGTGTTATGCGTAAAACAATAGTAAAGGTTATAAATGATAATGTTGAGTCTTTGCTATCTAATATTTGTTGCCCAACACTTCTAGTATGGGGTGAAAACGACAGCGATACACCACTTTATATGGGTGAAAAATTGAATAAAAAAATTAAAGACAGCGGATTAATAATTTTAAAAAATGCAGGTCATTATTCATATGTGGATGATTATAAAACCTTTAGGGCTGTTATACAATCATTTTTAAGTAAAGAATTAAGTTAA
- the murF gene encoding UDP-N-acetylmuramoyl-tripeptide--D-alanyl-D-alanine ligase — protein sequence MSIIIFLFTTVAWFFLIFKSILNYLHILQLEGYSISKFQKWADSNQKKIYSKLSISFINISFFLTLMFMLFYNSVIVRELTLLSYVVLYFVTYIRLKYNKKNTKKPFIYTKRAKRLVVISISRIIILYMLTLVLVYIFCDSVIEYLPVSASLLSIIYFFNINIAISSNKIALPLENRINKHFFNLAYKKIRSFDKLVVVGITGSYGKTSTKFVTSTILQEKYKVIKTPESYNTPMGISKVINNDIHESHQIFVAELGATKIGDIKEIAELTNPNIAIITSIGPCHLESFGSIENIKKTKYEVIENLSDDGIAIFNYDNEYLIDLADKTKNKKLLYGTENIDKLDVYASDIIVDDGGSTFMLNIRNFGSIQCHTQLLGKHNILNILAGVCVATIFEMSLLEIKMGISRIISVKHRLQLIDPKTGILVIDDAFNSNPDGASAALEVLGQFENKRKIIITPGMVELGSVEYEENYKFGEKISTICDIVILVGKKRTMAILAGLRKNNFNLQNIYYSLSPQQTSSIIKDVTRPGDVILFENDLPDTYDEN from the coding sequence GTGAGTATAATTATATTTTTATTTACTACTGTAGCATGGTTTTTTTTGATTTTTAAGAGTATTCTGAATTATTTGCACATATTACAGCTAGAAGGATATAGTATTAGTAAATTTCAAAAGTGGGCAGATTCAAACCAAAAAAAAATATATTCAAAGTTAAGTATAAGTTTTATCAATATTTCGTTTTTTTTAACGCTTATGTTTATGTTATTTTATAATTCAGTGATAGTTAGAGAACTTACGTTGCTATCATACGTAGTATTATATTTTGTAACTTATATTAGATTAAAATACAACAAAAAGAATACAAAAAAGCCTTTTATATATACTAAGAGAGCAAAAAGATTGGTTGTAATATCAATTTCAAGAATAATTATATTGTATATGTTGACATTGGTACTTGTATATATTTTTTGTGATAGTGTTATTGAATACCTTCCAGTAAGTGCTTCGTTACTAAGTATCATATATTTTTTTAATATAAATATAGCAATATCTAGTAATAAAATAGCTTTACCTCTAGAAAATAGAATAAATAAGCATTTTTTCAATCTTGCTTATAAAAAAATAAGGAGCTTCGATAAATTAGTTGTAGTTGGTATTACAGGTAGCTATGGAAAAACAAGTACAAAGTTTGTAACATCTACAATTTTGCAGGAAAAATATAAAGTGATAAAAACACCGGAAAGTTATAATACACCTATGGGTATTAGTAAAGTAATTAATAACGATATACATGAGAGTCACCAAATTTTTGTAGCAGAACTTGGTGCTACAAAAATTGGTGATATAAAGGAGATAGCTGAGCTTACTAACCCTAATATAGCTATAATTACATCAATAGGACCTTGCCATTTGGAATCTTTTGGTTCTATTGAAAACATTAAAAAAACTAAATACGAAGTTATAGAAAATCTATCTGATGATGGAATTGCTATTTTCAATTACGATAATGAATACTTAATAGATTTGGCTGATAAAACTAAAAATAAAAAATTGTTGTACGGAACTGAAAATATTGATAAATTAGATGTTTATGCTTCGGATATAATAGTGGACGATGGAGGTTCAACATTTATGTTGAATATTAGGAATTTTGGTAGCATACAATGTCATACACAATTACTTGGAAAGCATAATATACTAAATATACTTGCTGGTGTTTGTGTTGCTACTATTTTTGAGATGAGTTTATTAGAGATAAAAATGGGTATTTCTAGAATAATATCAGTTAAGCATAGATTACAGCTTATTGACCCGAAAACTGGTATTTTGGTTATTGATGATGCTTTTAATTCTAACCCTGATGGAGCATCTGCAGCACTTGAAGTGTTGGGTCAATTTGAAAATAAAAGAAAAATTATAATTACACCCGGTATGGTTGAGCTTGGTAGTGTAGAATATGAAGAAAATTATAAATTTGGAGAGAAAATATCTACAATTTGTGATATAGTTATATTAGTTGGTAAAAAAAGAACTATGGCTATATTAGCTGGACTTCGCAAAAATAATTTTAATCTTCAAAATATATATTATTCTTTATCACCTCAACAGACTTCATCAATAATCAAAGATGTTACAAGACCTGGCGATGTAATATTGTTTGAAAATGATTTGCCAGATACATATGACGAGAATTAA
- the gpmI gene encoding 2,3-bisphosphoglycerate-independent phosphoglycerate mutase, translated as MRKLTALIILDGWGIGKDYYGNAVSKANTYNYDFLIRKFPNTALEASGLSVGLPEGQMGNSEVGHTNIGAGRIINQELVRITRQIENKEFFKNSTINNLVDYVNENNKTLHLFGLLSDGGVHSHIKHLFGILELCKQRNVKDVQIHCFMDGRDVSPISGISYIKMLQDKINELGVGKISTIMGRYYAMDRDKRWERIEEAYDALTKGVGIVRCDACKAIEESYDKKITDEFIKPILIEQEDSRLGIVKEDDGIIFYNYRPDRARQITRTFVDDEFDGFERNKLNVKFVCMTQYDKTIENVEIAFKPQPEIENTLGEYVSKMGLQQLRIAETEKYAHVTFFFNGGIEAPYENEDRILISSPKVATYDLQPEMSAIEVKNEIIKQIEKSKYDLMIINFANPDMVGHTGDINATMEAIEIVDKCLGEIVNLIIKTGGKAVITADHGNCEVMIDESTALPITKHTTNKVPLIIVDRNKKFKLRQDGVLGDIAPTVLELLGLKKPVEMTGNSLIIH; from the coding sequence ATGAGAAAATTAACAGCTTTAATTATTTTGGATGGATGGGGAATAGGAAAAGATTATTATGGAAATGCTGTTAGTAAAGCAAATACATATAATTACGATTTTCTTATTAGAAAATTTCCAAATACTGCACTTGAAGCAAGCGGGCTATCTGTTGGATTGCCAGAAGGCCAGATGGGGAATTCAGAAGTTGGTCATACAAACATTGGTGCTGGTAGAATAATTAATCAAGAATTAGTTAGAATTACTAGGCAAATAGAAAATAAAGAGTTTTTTAAAAATTCTACTATTAATAATTTGGTAGACTATGTAAATGAAAATAATAAAACATTGCATTTATTTGGTTTGCTATCAGATGGTGGGGTACATAGTCATATTAAGCATTTATTTGGTATACTTGAACTTTGCAAGCAAAGAAATGTTAAGGACGTGCAAATTCATTGTTTTATGGATGGTAGAGATGTTTCTCCAATAAGTGGAATTAGCTATATAAAGATGCTTCAGGACAAGATTAATGAGCTAGGTGTGGGCAAAATATCTACTATTATGGGAAGATATTATGCAATGGATAGAGACAAAAGATGGGAAAGAATAGAGGAAGCGTACGATGCTTTAACAAAAGGCGTTGGTATAGTTAGATGTGATGCTTGTAAAGCTATAGAAGAATCATACGATAAGAAAATTACAGACGAATTTATAAAGCCAATTTTAATCGAACAAGAAGATTCAAGGCTTGGTATTGTTAAAGAGGACGACGGAATTATATTTTACAATTATAGACCTGATAGAGCTCGTCAAATTACCAGAACTTTTGTAGATGATGAGTTTGATGGCTTTGAAAGAAATAAGCTTAATGTAAAATTTGTTTGTATGACACAATATGATAAAACTATTGAAAATGTAGAAATAGCTTTCAAACCACAACCTGAAATAGAAAATACTTTAGGTGAATATGTTAGCAAAATGGGATTGCAACAGCTTAGAATAGCTGAAACAGAAAAGTATGCTCATGTAACATTTTTCTTTAATGGAGGAATAGAAGCGCCTTATGAGAATGAGGATAGGATTTTAATTTCTTCACCAAAGGTTGCAACATATGACTTGCAGCCAGAGATGAGTGCTATTGAAGTTAAAAACGAAATCATAAAGCAAATAGAAAAATCTAAATATGATTTAATGATTATAAATTTTGCAAATCCTGATATGGTTGGTCATACAGGAGATATAAATGCTACTATGGAAGCAATTGAAATAGTAGACAAGTGTTTAGGTGAAATTGTTAATTTGATAATAAAAACAGGCGGGAAGGCTGTAATTACAGCTGATCATGGTAATTGTGAAGTTATGATTGATGAAAGTACTGCATTGCCAATTACAAAACATACTACAAATAAAGTACCGTTGATTATTGTAGATAGAAATAAAAAATTTAAATTAAGACAAGATGGAGTTTTAGGAGATATTGCTCCTACTGTTTTAGAACTTTTAGGTTTAAAAAAACCTGTTGAAATGACAGGAAATTCATTGATTATTCATTAA
- a CDS encoding D-alanine--D-alanine ligase family protein, translating to MKKIIGILIGGKSVEHEVSIVTGLQVFDNIDREKYEPVMIYINSDGKWFIGKCLNNINNYKSKSLDDAIEVIPYGVNQRLVLVENCKKRRSLFSKNSKQVVIDIVFPAVHGTNCEDGTLHGFFQMNNIPCAFGNTLSSAIGMDKVIMKKIFKSDGLPIPDFTWFYNNEYIDNAQIVLDNAEKLGYPLIVKPSNLGSSVGINKASNRNELIFAIEVALSYDKKIIIEECIENAREINCAILGYENYLVSSMCEEPLGWKDFLTFEDKYMSGEKNSDIEKRKIPADIDTKATENIKKYAKQAFKSIDCEGNARIDFLYDGNNIYINEINTIPGSIAFYMWEYSQIKFSELITKILDIAEICNNDRASKIINYDIDLLNNMTKYNKCK from the coding sequence TTGAAAAAAATAATTGGAATTTTAATAGGTGGAAAATCGGTTGAGCATGAAGTTTCTATTGTTACAGGTTTACAAGTATTTGATAATATTGACAGAGAAAAATATGAACCAGTTATGATATATATTAATAGTGATGGAAAATGGTTCATTGGAAAATGCTTAAATAATATCAATAATTATAAAAGTAAGTCATTGGATGATGCAATAGAAGTTATACCATATGGAGTTAATCAAAGACTTGTATTAGTAGAAAATTGTAAAAAAAGGCGAAGTTTGTTTTCAAAGAATTCTAAACAAGTAGTTATAGACATTGTATTTCCAGCCGTTCATGGAACAAATTGTGAAGATGGAACATTACATGGCTTTTTCCAAATGAACAACATACCATGTGCTTTTGGAAATACACTTAGCTCTGCAATTGGTATGGATAAGGTAATAATGAAAAAAATATTTAAATCAGATGGATTACCAATACCTGATTTTACTTGGTTTTATAATAATGAATATATAGATAATGCACAAATAGTATTGGATAATGCAGAAAAACTTGGGTATCCACTAATTGTTAAACCTTCAAATTTAGGATCTAGTGTTGGTATTAATAAAGCTAGCAATAGAAATGAGTTGATATTTGCTATTGAGGTTGCATTGTCATATGATAAAAAAATTATAATAGAAGAGTGTATTGAAAATGCAAGAGAAATTAATTGTGCTATACTGGGATATGAAAATTATCTTGTATCTTCAATGTGCGAAGAACCTCTTGGCTGGAAAGATTTTCTGACATTTGAGGATAAGTATATGAGTGGAGAAAAAAATAGCGATATTGAAAAAAGAAAAATACCAGCAGATATAGACACAAAAGCAACTGAAAATATTAAGAAATATGCAAAACAAGCTTTTAAATCAATTGATTGCGAAGGAAATGCTAGAATAGATTTTTTGTATGATGGTAATAATATTTATATTAATGAAATTAATACAATACCAGGTTCAATAGCATTTTATATGTGGGAATATTCACAAATTAAATTTAGTGAACTAATTACTAAAATACTTGATATTGCAGAAATTTGCAACAATGATAGAGCTTCAAAAATAATAAATTATGATATAGATTTGTTAAACAATATGACAAAGTATAATAAATGCAAGTAA